The Planctomycetota bacterium genome includes a window with the following:
- the carB gene encoding carbamoyl-phosphate synthase large subunit encodes MPRRDDIHTILIISSGPIVIGQGCEFDYSGTQACKALREEGYRVVLVNSNPATIMTDPAFSDRTYIEPITPEAVRKVLEKERDLGTPVDALLPTLGGQTALNCACALHDDGTLQRLNVEMIGADRKAIHRAEDREEFRAIVEKLGLKQPKSRTVTTIEDAKAFVQEIGLPAIIRPAFTLGGSGGGIAWNMDELEEITRRGIAASMIGQVLIDQSALGWKEYELEVVRDRRDNCIVVCGIENLDAMGVHTGDSITIAPIMTLTDKEYQRMRDAAFSIMRAVGVETGGSNVQFAVNPANGEMVVVEMNPRVSRSSALASKATGFPIARIAAKLAVGYTLDELRNDVVGTTSACFEPTLDYVVVKMPRWTFEKFPEADERLTTQMKSVGEAMSIGRTFKEALQKVIRSMEVKRHGFGLDRNDKWLAAQRSTASDLADGSEATWPIAEETLVRKLTVASQGRLYYVRYALKSGWSVERVSEATGYDPWYVSQLAELVAFEDVLCKYKSLEELPTEILFQAKSHGYSDAQLANLYLGAITTDTILKVRAHRKTAGVEPVYKLVDTCAAEFDAATPYFYSTYERSYSHNGKPVADDEIRVTKTPKVIILGGGPNRIGQGIEFDYCCCQASFACAEMGLESVMINSNPETVSTDFDTSDLLFFEPLTLEDTLNCIERLNGGGIERNNRSGGVVGVIVQFGGQTPLNLAHGLAKAGVPLIGTGLQSIDDAEDRDRFKMLIDELGLTQPPSGIARGLEQAVEIAGRIGYPVLVRPSYVLGGRGMETCFDETSLRRYMTKAVEVSDLAETPILVDRFLADAIEVDVDVIADFTPDEGSSAKLVQQKSANPRAVVCGVMEHIEEAGIHSGDSTCTVPPYSLPPAIVRRIRDHSLALAKKLRVRGLMNVQMAVKDDVIYVLEVNPRASRTTPFISKAKGIAFARLAARVMMGATLDELNVRETPDAGFFAVKESVFPFAKFPGVDVILGPEMRSTGEVMGADRSLPVAFAKAQMAAGVMLPTKGNVFVSVRESDKRHVCELGRSLIRMGFKIFASHGTHAELSKQDIPATVLRKISEGARPNVLDLIRSGEVHLILNTATRKGGDTDEGKIRAQAVRSGVPIVTTISGARAAVQAIAGMQAEPWGVYAIQDYFPHLARPAGKPPASGAASFIAVKPAPEATSHATPAPISI; translated from the coding sequence ATGCCCCGACGCGACGACATCCACACCATCCTGATCATCAGCAGCGGTCCCATTGTCATCGGGCAGGGCTGCGAGTTCGACTACTCCGGCACGCAGGCGTGCAAGGCGCTGCGCGAGGAGGGCTACCGCGTGGTGCTGGTCAACTCCAACCCCGCCACGATCATGACCGACCCGGCTTTCAGCGACCGGACCTACATCGAGCCGATCACCCCCGAGGCGGTGCGCAAGGTGCTGGAGAAGGAGCGCGACCTGGGCACGCCCGTCGATGCGCTGCTGCCGACCCTCGGCGGGCAGACGGCGCTGAACTGCGCCTGCGCCCTGCACGACGATGGCACGCTGCAGCGTTTGAACGTGGAGATGATCGGCGCCGACCGCAAGGCGATCCACCGCGCCGAGGACCGCGAGGAGTTCCGCGCGATCGTCGAGAAGCTGGGATTGAAGCAGCCGAAGTCGCGCACCGTCACCACCATCGAGGACGCGAAGGCGTTCGTGCAGGAGATCGGCCTGCCCGCGATCATCCGCCCTGCCTTCACGCTCGGCGGATCGGGCGGCGGCATCGCCTGGAACATGGATGAGCTCGAGGAGATCACGCGCCGCGGCATCGCCGCCAGCATGATCGGCCAGGTGTTGATCGACCAGAGCGCGCTGGGTTGGAAGGAATACGAACTTGAAGTGGTGCGCGACAGGCGCGACAACTGCATCGTGGTCTGCGGCATCGAGAACCTGGACGCGATGGGCGTGCACACTGGCGACTCGATCACCATCGCGCCGATCATGACGCTGACCGACAAGGAATATCAGCGGATGCGCGACGCGGCCTTCAGCATCATGCGCGCCGTGGGCGTGGAGACCGGCGGCAGCAACGTGCAGTTCGCGGTGAACCCGGCCAACGGTGAGATGGTGGTGGTGGAGATGAATCCGCGCGTCAGCCGCTCCAGCGCGCTGGCCAGCAAGGCGACGGGTTTTCCGATCGCCCGGATCGCCGCCAAGCTGGCCGTGGGCTACACGCTCGACGAGCTGCGCAACGACGTGGTCGGCACCACCAGCGCCTGCTTCGAGCCGACGCTGGACTACGTCGTGGTGAAGATGCCGCGCTGGACCTTCGAGAAATTCCCCGAGGCGGACGAGCGCCTCACCACGCAAATGAAGAGCGTCGGCGAGGCGATGAGCATCGGCCGCACCTTCAAGGAGGCGCTGCAGAAGGTCATCCGCTCCATGGAGGTGAAGCGCCACGGCTTCGGCCTGGACCGCAACGACAAGTGGCTGGCGGCGCAGCGCTCGACCGCCAGCGACCTTGCCGACGGCAGTGAAGCCACCTGGCCGATCGCAGAGGAAACCCTGGTTCGCAAACTCACGGTCGCCAGCCAGGGCCGCCTCTATTACGTGCGCTACGCCCTGAAGAGCGGCTGGAGTGTGGAGCGCGTCAGCGAGGCCACCGGCTACGACCCCTGGTATGTCTCGCAACTCGCGGAACTTGTTGCCTTCGAGGATGTGCTCTGCAAGTACAAGTCGCTCGAGGAGCTGCCGACGGAAATCCTTTTCCAGGCGAAGTCGCACGGTTACTCCGACGCGCAGCTGGCCAACCTCTACTTGGGCGCCATCACCACCGACACCATCCTGAAGGTGCGGGCCCACCGCAAGACGGCCGGCGTGGAGCCGGTCTACAAGCTGGTCGACACCTGCGCCGCCGAGTTCGACGCCGCCACGCCTTATTTCTATTCCACCTATGAGCGCTCCTATTCGCACAACGGCAAGCCGGTCGCGGACGACGAGATCCGCGTCACCAAGACGCCGAAGGTGATCATTCTCGGCGGCGGCCCCAACCGCATCGGCCAGGGCATTGAGTTCGACTACTGCTGCTGCCAGGCCTCCTTCGCCTGCGCCGAAATGGGCCTGGAGAGCGTGATGATCAACTCCAACCCCGAGACGGTCAGCACCGACTTCGACACCAGCGACCTGCTCTTCTTCGAGCCACTCACGCTGGAGGACACGCTCAACTGCATCGAGCGCCTCAACGGCGGCGGCATCGAGCGGAACAATCGCAGTGGCGGCGTGGTCGGCGTGATCGTGCAGTTTGGCGGGCAGACACCGCTGAACCTGGCGCATGGGCTGGCTAAGGCCGGCGTGCCGCTGATCGGCACCGGACTGCAGAGCATCGACGACGCCGAGGACCGCGACCGATTCAAGATGTTGATCGACGAACTCGGGCTCACGCAACCGCCTTCGGGCATCGCGCGCGGCCTCGAGCAGGCGGTCGAGATCGCCGGGCGCATCGGCTACCCGGTGCTGGTGCGGCCCAGCTATGTGCTGGGCGGCCGCGGCATGGAGACCTGCTTCGACGAGACAAGCCTGCGCCGATACATGACCAAGGCGGTCGAGGTGAGCGATCTCGCCGAGACGCCGATCCTGGTCGACCGCTTCCTCGCCGACGCGATCGAGGTCGATGTCGACGTCATTGCGGACTTCACGCCCGACGAGGGCTCCAGCGCCAAGCTGGTCCAGCAGAAAAGCGCCAACCCTCGGGCCGTGGTCTGCGGCGTCATGGAGCACATCGAGGAGGCGGGCATCCACTCGGGCGACAGCACCTGCACCGTTCCCCCCTATTCATTGCCGCCGGCGATTGTGCGCCGCATTCGCGACCACTCCCTGGCCCTTGCGAAAAAATTGCGCGTGCGCGGCCTGATGAACGTGCAGATGGCCGTGAAGGATGATGTGATCTACGTGCTCGAGGTGAATCCCCGCGCCAGCCGCACGACTCCCTTCATCAGCAAGGCCAAGGGCATCGCGTTCGCGCGCCTGGCCGCGCGGGTGATGATGGGGGCCACACTGGACGAACTGAACGTGCGCGAGACTCCCGACGCCGGATTCTTCGCGGTGAAGGAGAGCGTCTTCCCCTTCGCGAAGTTCCCCGGCGTCGACGTGATCCTCGGCCCCGAGATGCGCTCGACCGGCGAGGTCATGGGCGCCGACCGCAGTCTGCCCGTCGCCTTCGCCAAGGCGCAGATGGCCGCCGGCGTCATGCTGCCCACCAAGGGCAACGTCTTCGTTTCGGTGCGCGAGAGCGACAAGCGCCACGTCTGCGAGCTCGGTCGCTCGCTCATCCGGATGGGCTTCAAGATCTTCGCGTCGCACGGCACGCACGCGGAACTTTCCAAGCAGGACATTCCCGCCACGGTGCTGCGCAAGATCTCGGAAGGCGCCCGGCCCAACGTGCTCGACCTGATCCGAAGCGGCGAGGTGCACCTGATCCTCAACACCGCCACGCGCAAGGGCGGCGACACCGACGAGGGCAAGATCCGCGCCCAGGCCGTGCGCAGCGGCGTGCCGATCGTCACGACGATTTCAGGGGCCCGCGCAGCCGTGCAGGCGATCGCCGGCATGCAGGCTGAGCCCTGGGGCGTCTATGCGATCCAGGATTATTTCCCGCACCTGGCGCGTCCCGCCGGAAAGCCGCCGGCGTCAGGCGCCGCATCCTTCATCGCCGTCAAACCCGCGCCAGAGGCGACGAGCCATGCCACTCCCGCGCCCATCTCCATCTAA
- a CDS encoding NTP transferase domain-containing protein: MRYAMIMAGGSGTRLWPMSRKAQPKQLLPFIDGKCLLEIAGNRLEGVVPAERRLVCASEAYRAQVKKAVPALRDENWLGEPTGRDTLNAVGFAAAVLAKRDPDAVFVVVTSDHLIEPQEEFARRLDVGFKLVEKDPTCFVTFGIQPTFAATGYGYVERGDAIAGFDGCFKAKRFVEKPDKETAEAYLEAGTFSWNSGMFIFNAAKCLESISWHKLASFEGLERIAQAWGTSRQKATIDAVYPELPKISVDYALMETASKDARRSIAVVPMAVKWKDVGSWTAWAETLKSDEAGNRANCSVSHLESKHVTVASDDAKHTVSVIGLDNVVVVRTKDATLICRANMAERVKEIAAQVPPALQ; the protein is encoded by the coding sequence ATGCGATACGCGATGATCATGGCCGGCGGCAGCGGCACCCGACTCTGGCCGATGAGCCGCAAGGCGCAGCCCAAGCAACTGCTTCCTTTTATAGATGGCAAGTGCCTTCTGGAAATCGCGGGGAACCGGCTCGAGGGGGTCGTTCCTGCGGAGCGCCGCCTGGTCTGCGCGTCGGAGGCTTATCGCGCGCAGGTGAAGAAGGCCGTGCCGGCGCTGCGCGACGAAAATTGGCTTGGCGAGCCGACCGGCCGCGACACGCTTAATGCGGTTGGTTTCGCGGCGGCGGTGCTGGCCAAGCGCGACCCCGACGCGGTGTTTGTGGTTGTGACCAGCGACCATCTCATCGAGCCGCAGGAGGAGTTCGCGCGGCGGCTCGACGTGGGTTTCAAACTGGTCGAGAAGGATCCGACCTGTTTCGTGACCTTCGGCATTCAGCCCACTTTCGCCGCCACCGGCTACGGCTATGTGGAACGCGGCGATGCGATCGCGGGCTTCGACGGCTGCTTCAAGGCCAAGCGCTTCGTGGAGAAGCCGGACAAGGAAACCGCCGAGGCCTACCTGGAGGCCGGAACCTTCAGTTGGAACAGCGGCATGTTCATCTTCAATGCAGCGAAATGCCTTGAATCGATCTCGTGGCACAAGCTGGCGAGCTTTGAGGGCCTGGAGCGGATTGCGCAGGCGTGGGGCACGTCGCGGCAGAAGGCGACAATCGACGCCGTGTATCCGGAATTGCCCAAGATCAGCGTCGACTACGCGCTGATGGAGACGGCCAGCAAGGACGCGCGGCGATCAATCGCGGTGGTGCCCATGGCGGTGAAATGGAAGGATGTCGGAAGCTGGACCGCGTGGGCGGAAACGCTCAAGTCTGACGAGGCGGGCAATCGCGCCAACTGCAGCGTCTCGCATCTCGAGTCGAAGCATGTGACCGTCGCCAGCGATGACGCGAAGCACACCGTCAGCGTGATCGGTCTGGACAATGTGGTCGTGGTGCGCACCAAGGACGCCACGCTAATCTGCCGCGCGAACATGGCCGAGCGCGTGAAGGAAATCGCGGCCCAGGTTCCGCCCGCCTTGCAATGA
- the ruvX gene encoding Holliday junction resolvase RuvX, with the protein MTKRIARFLAIDLGERRTGLALGDSLTNIVAPIGAIEAAKGPVLLAELKKTIDETGPDEIVIGLPLNMDGSEGAASKAVREFAVEIGKLTNKPVHLHDERLTTFEADSRMAQSGRTHGEKKALRDALAAAAMLEDFLRVRAANPN; encoded by the coding sequence ATGACGAAACGCATCGCCCGATTTCTCGCCATCGATCTCGGGGAGCGGCGAACGGGCCTTGCCTTGGGCGATTCGCTGACCAACATCGTCGCGCCCATCGGGGCCATTGAGGCTGCAAAGGGGCCGGTGCTTCTCGCGGAGTTGAAGAAGACGATCGACGAAACGGGGCCGGATGAAATCGTGATCGGTCTGCCGCTGAACATGGATGGAAGCGAGGGCGCCGCATCCAAGGCGGTGCGCGAGTTCGCCGTCGAAATCGGCAAGCTCACGAACAAGCCGGTTCATCTTCATGATGAGCGGCTTACGACTTTCGAAGCGGATTCCAGGATGGCGCAGTCGGGCCGCACACATGGCGAAAAAAAGGCTCTGCGCGACGCGCTTGCCGCCGCGGCGATGCTCGAAGATTTCCTCCGCGTCCGCGCCGCGAATCCGAATTAG
- the pgl gene encoding 6-phosphogluconolactonase codes for MSDFLPTDLRDTPIQAPPLPGKIVAREDPEAVFDALSADLLLHAHNCVHTFGSFHLALSGGSTPMPLYQQLMYDPRYRGLPWKQTHLWMVDERRVPFDHELSNFRQIKEIIVDHTDMPATNVHPMQTSLADPAADYEKTYREILSSRPKGQDRLDYVLLGMGDNGHTASLFPHTQVLEQRTRFVDYCDGPTVTPPPRITLTYLAINAARFVAVLVLGEKKAPMLQRVATGTETYQDLPIKGVHPLSGEFAWYVDRAACETKSA; via the coding sequence ATGAGCGATTTTCTTCCCACTGACCTGCGCGACACGCCGATCCAGGCGCCGCCGCTGCCGGGAAAGATCGTGGCGCGGGAGGACCCCGAGGCGGTCTTCGACGCGCTCAGCGCCGACCTGTTGCTTCATGCGCACAACTGCGTCCACACCTTCGGCAGCTTCCACCTCGCACTCTCCGGCGGCAGCACGCCGATGCCGCTTTACCAGCAGCTCATGTATGACCCTCGCTACCGCGGTCTGCCCTGGAAGCAGACTCATCTTTGGATGGTCGACGAGCGCCGCGTCCCCTTCGACCATGAGCTGAGTAATTTCCGCCAGATCAAAGAGATCATCGTGGACCACACGGACATGCCGGCCACGAATGTTCACCCGATGCAGACTTCGCTTGCGGATCCCGCGGCGGATTATGAAAAGACGTACCGGGAAATCCTGTCGAGCCGACCCAAGGGGCAGGACCGGCTGGATTACGTGCTGCTGGGCATGGGCGACAACGGCCACACCGCGAGCCTGTTTCCCCACACGCAGGTGCTGGAGCAGCGCACCCGCTTTGTCGACTATTGCGATGGCCCCACGGTCACGCCGCCGCCGCGCATCACCCTTACCTACCTCGCCATCAACGCGGCGCGATTCGTCGCGGTGCTGGTGCTTGGCGAGAAGAAGGCCCCCATGCTGCAGCGGGTCGCGACGGGAACGGAGACCTACCAGGATCTTCCGATCAAGGGAGTGCATCCGCTCAGCGGAGAGTTCGCCTGGTATGTCGACCGCGCGGCGTGCGAAACCAAATCGGCCTGA
- the zwf gene encoding glucose-6-phosphate dehydrogenase: protein MAMRTADPCVLVILGASGDLTSRKLIPAMYEMAEAGLLNPATCVLGVSRTPKSDEAWRDELKPWIQKQVKNFRDEVWKEFSKRIFYLPGDAATSEPYARLSARVAELDAQRKCAQNILFFMSVAPELYEPIVAQIDAAGMVTEGRRWCSVNRNMKSWQRIIVEKPFGFDDESAASLNRALGRVFEEDAIYRIDHYLGKEVVQNLLVFRFANALFEPVWNHRYIDHVQITAVETVGVGQRTAFYDKTGAIRDMIQSHLLQVLAFVAMEPPTTFSADHIRGEKIKVIDALQTPPIDRIAEWGALGQYSGDATEGAYHELKGVDPNSTTETFAALKMHFDNWRWSNVPFFLRTGKRMAKKSTQVVVQFKPPAANLFKKIVKAPLAGNRITIDIAPNEQFRIRFNAKVPGPMDIKPVEMEMDYVDSFHSETVEAYGPLMIDAMRGDQSLFKHRLEVESAWHAIMPFLNKASAPLRKNIQGNYAPGSWGPKAAEELMTREGRAWAV from the coding sequence ATGGCCATGCGCACCGCGGATCCCTGCGTCCTTGTCATTCTTGGAGCCAGCGGCGACCTGACCTCGCGCAAGCTCATTCCCGCCATGTACGAAATGGCCGAGGCCGGCTTGCTGAATCCCGCCACCTGCGTGCTGGGCGTCAGCCGCACGCCCAAGAGCGACGAGGCGTGGCGCGATGAGTTGAAGCCCTGGATCCAGAAGCAGGTGAAGAATTTCCGCGACGAGGTGTGGAAGGAATTCTCCAAGCGCATCTTCTATCTGCCGGGCGACGCCGCCACCAGCGAGCCCTACGCGCGGCTCTCAGCGCGCGTCGCCGAACTGGATGCGCAACGGAAGTGCGCCCAGAACATCCTCTTCTTCATGAGCGTGGCGCCGGAGCTCTACGAGCCCATCGTGGCCCAGATCGACGCCGCGGGCATGGTCACCGAGGGCCGCCGCTGGTGCAGCGTCAACCGCAACATGAAATCGTGGCAGCGCATCATCGTGGAGAAGCCCTTCGGCTTCGACGATGAGAGCGCTGCGAGCTTGAACCGGGCGCTGGGCCGCGTTTTTGAAGAAGACGCGATCTACCGGATCGACCATTACCTGGGCAAGGAGGTCGTGCAGAACCTGCTGGTCTTCCGCTTCGCCAACGCGCTCTTCGAGCCGGTGTGGAACCATCGCTACATCGACCACGTGCAGATCACCGCGGTCGAGACCGTCGGCGTAGGCCAGCGCACCGCCTTCTACGACAAGACCGGCGCCATCCGCGACATGATCCAGAGCCATCTGTTGCAGGTGCTGGCCTTCGTGGCCATGGAGCCACCGACGACGTTTTCCGCCGACCACATCCGCGGTGAGAAGATCAAGGTGATCGACGCGCTGCAGACTCCGCCGATCGACCGCATCGCCGAGTGGGGCGCGCTGGGTCAATATTCCGGCGACGCCACCGAGGGCGCCTATCACGAGCTCAAGGGGGTCGATCCGAACTCGACCACCGAAACCTTCGCGGCGCTGAAGATGCATTTCGACAACTGGCGCTGGTCCAACGTGCCGTTCTTCCTGCGCACCGGAAAGCGCATGGCGAAAAAAAGTACGCAGGTGGTCGTGCAGTTCAAGCCGCCGGCGGCGAATCTTTTCAAGAAGATCGTCAAGGCGCCGCTGGCCGGCAACCGCATCACCATCGACATCGCTCCCAACGAGCAGTTCCGGATCCGCTTCAACGCCAAGGTGCCGGGGCCAATGGACATCAAGCCCGTCGAGATGGAGATGGACTATGTCGACTCGTTCCATTCCGAGACGGTCGAGGCGTATGGTCCGCTGATGATCGACGCCATGCGCGGCGACCAGAGCTTGTTCAAGCATCGGCTCGAGGTCGAGAGCGCCTGGCACGCCATCATGCCCTTCCTGAACAAGGCCAGCGCGCCGCTGCGCAAGAACATCCAGGGCAACTACGCGCCGGGCTCATGGGGGCCCAAGGCTGCCGAGGAGCTGATGACGCGCGAGGGGCGCGCCTGGGCGGTGTGA
- a CDS encoding tyrosine recombinase encodes MEGTSPFDHAARDFLAWARIETGLSPATLEAYGRDLRYMKEDLILAGVTKPGAVRMEHLAQHLQKLRRERGMESSTVTRHLATMRVFFRWMQAERKIERDPARLLERPHKWRRLPGTLTPSQMRKLVEAPNAQTGDLWRRDRAMLEAMYAAGLRASEVGTLKMNDFNTTLGCLVVIGKGNKQRMVPLGEPAIEAIGKYVKEVRPGLTRFGDGRDKFRLFLSFSGKPIERVAVWQIVKKYATLSGLHGVHPHKLRHSFATHLLGGGADLRVVQELLGHEDIATTEIYTHVDQNRLREVLRRYHPREAS; translated from the coding sequence ATGGAAGGAACCTCTCCCTTCGATCACGCGGCGCGTGACTTTCTCGCCTGGGCGCGGATCGAAACCGGATTGAGCCCCGCGACGCTCGAGGCCTATGGCCGCGACCTTCGCTACATGAAAGAAGACTTGATTCTCGCCGGCGTGACCAAGCCCGGCGCCGTCCGCATGGAGCATCTGGCACAGCATCTGCAGAAGCTGCGCCGCGAGCGCGGGATGGAATCCAGCACGGTGACGCGCCACCTGGCCACCATGCGGGTCTTCTTCCGGTGGATGCAGGCGGAGCGAAAGATCGAGCGCGACCCGGCGCGGCTGCTGGAGCGCCCCCACAAGTGGCGCCGACTTCCCGGTACCCTGACGCCCAGCCAGATGCGCAAACTGGTGGAGGCCCCCAACGCCCAGACCGGCGACCTCTGGCGGCGCGACCGCGCCATGCTCGAGGCGATGTACGCGGCGGGACTGAGGGCCAGCGAAGTGGGCACGCTCAAGATGAACGACTTCAACACCACGCTCGGCTGCCTGGTGGTGATCGGCAAGGGCAACAAGCAGCGCATGGTTCCGCTGGGCGAGCCGGCGATCGAGGCGATCGGGAAGTACGTGAAGGAAGTCCGCCCCGGCCTGACCCGATTTGGCGACGGGCGCGACAAATTCCGCCTCTTTCTCTCCTTCAGCGGCAAGCCCATTGAACGCGTCGCAGTCTGGCAGATCGTCAAGAAATACGCGACGCTTTCCGGCCTTCACGGCGTGCATCCGCACAAGCTGAGGCACTCCTTCGCCACACACTTGCTGGGTGGCGGCGCCGACCTTCGCGTGGTGCAGGAGTTGCTGGGCCACGAGGACATCGCCACCACCGAGATCTACACGCATGTGGACCAGAACCGGCTGCGCGAGGTGCTGCGCCGCTACCACCCGCGCGAAGCGAGCTGA
- a CDS encoding PD-(D/E)XK motif protein yields MNNFESLRELISGTTRPSSIDERNPVWLSDDRTLGVARDTGGRFEVFLAVEPLNVESTIIRKYITGDNWQTSSGRRFSAFRILIPGEPHFVGVVALVLEELLRHQFLSNPQEAFTRAEPLIELFLERAGVGEELALGLLGELILLEQILVRHPALEWRRRILDSWTGYRHGARDFSGAMASIEVKATRFDRSRHHISNLDQVTSGPRGTGEGDGNLFLLSIGLIPAEGRGKSVASQVELVSDLFAHDLSPEQSTLIKGSLLQCLRIYGISPGQPGGYDHLSMRNWPMFAQQWEVRFLRMYDMSDQQIRVMRRPDVADFSHVRTESVRFEIELPESVRGDINPAGDPSEAIVLLIGSTRQTSD; encoded by the coding sequence ATGAATAATTTCGAATCGTTGCGCGAACTAATCAGCGGTACAACCCGCCCATCATCAATAGATGAGCGAAATCCAGTTTGGTTGTCCGATGATCGGACACTGGGTGTCGCGCGTGACACGGGGGGGCGCTTTGAGGTGTTTCTTGCAGTTGAGCCGCTCAATGTCGAGTCGACGATCATTCGGAAGTACATCACTGGTGACAATTGGCAGACGAGCAGTGGGCGAAGATTCTCTGCATTCCGAATCTTGATTCCGGGGGAGCCGCACTTTGTCGGAGTTGTTGCCCTCGTGCTGGAGGAGCTTCTTCGACACCAGTTTCTGTCAAATCCGCAGGAGGCATTCACTCGAGCGGAGCCGTTAATTGAGTTGTTCCTCGAGCGAGCTGGGGTTGGGGAGGAGTTGGCGCTCGGGTTACTCGGAGAATTGATTCTGCTGGAGCAGATTCTGGTCCGCCATCCTGCTCTTGAATGGCGTCGTCGCATTCTCGACTCTTGGACTGGCTACCGGCACGGAGCGCGAGACTTTAGCGGCGCGATGGCGTCCATTGAGGTGAAGGCAACACGATTCGATCGTTCTCGACACCACATCTCGAATCTTGATCAAGTGACTTCGGGACCTCGAGGAACTGGTGAAGGCGATGGAAATTTATTCCTGTTGAGCATTGGGCTGATTCCGGCAGAAGGTCGCGGTAAGAGTGTTGCGAGTCAGGTTGAACTAGTAAGTGACTTATTCGCTCATGACCTCTCGCCCGAGCAATCCACCCTGATAAAGGGTTCCCTACTTCAGTGCCTTCGAATCTACGGGATAAGTCCGGGCCAGCCGGGCGGCTACGACCACTTATCTATGCGAAACTGGCCCATGTTTGCACAACAGTGGGAAGTGCGGTTTTTGCGTATGTACGACATGTCTGATCAGCAAATCCGAGTCATGCGCCGACCCGATGTTGCTGACTTCTCTCATGTTCGGACAGAATCCGTACGATTTGAAATCGAGTTGCCCGAATCGGTCCGCGGAGATATCAACCCGGCTGGCGACCCTTCTGAAGCCATTGTCCTTTTGATTGGATCCACTAGGCAGACGTCCGACTAA